The following are encoded in a window of Diorhabda sublineata isolate icDioSubl1.1 chromosome 5, icDioSubl1.1, whole genome shotgun sequence genomic DNA:
- the LOC130444344 gene encoding uncharacterized protein LOC130444344, producing the protein MTLNVMLQLCKITRASKLFQRNFYLPLLKPLSPKDALRRHIITGKNILSKMEHYIPVLEEYQARQYRRKYTPRGLGKKRQRKKPNKKYVMPFFDEDMDGHPKLLSLLSRKPKGRGQCYTYEVPDKNCTLVLNYQFERAIRDKEIIDVMMAQRTEKIAVVLKDGSKVSLPIVTYDGNAPFYRGEGWTRKEIEETHHHGKETMSVAKLFEAKESGVEEWELEMMRMAAKRKKKHKGEGTADWKAMMAAQADNIDWDKFEEDAKQMVEEQHDPVDDTPIPMAVDDMDKTKNVIEKIKNAGEEITNLLPVMPEIPEIINIIKDEGELTEIANVSGLKLELKSSKKERFVPGQMVKSEDGELFVPGQTVTNEEGQEEYTPGFTVMLEDEPTLIPGLVMGDDPNKAVFLPGDSTITQSGELQFTETEDDYKIDSSPPLPELPEVEEVELEEEQNSEDEEIEIIRPPPKREKKEFVYERPKRQFTQSMGPKRRERGPKGPKGGKKLSVPNVEAQPVLKKSASGPVLYDLSVPLLEKDLLQQQKERVENFTEKKAKEEVKIDKTRLEIRKKLREMAANKPPKPKYVPLEPVVKSEKLKELERSIKRGNFFDVDHKKYLSKERSTPFNWLEPPQYRNIFDSVGIWRHRIWKSWNGVVRMPINVKISLCKITRASKLFQRNYYLPLLKPLSPKDALRRKIITGQNVLGNRIEHYIPVLKPHDEKLAEKRRRGKGAVIVKKRIKRHQNERYVEPFLDDNMDNHAVLQKILSTKSKGKGQHYIYEVVDKNCTLVIDSQMEKAVRDRDIVDIIMAQRSEKVVFKLSNGIKVTLPLAPFNENVPLYRGSGWTKEYVEQEHHHGKETMTIAKFFEAKESGVEDWELEMMRLANKRKKKHKGEDNVDWKQMLSGCLEDMDWDKFEEETKQIVEEKEQVVEEENIPMEVNDMDHTTDVAEKLKAGGEEVLSQLPVMKEIPEVIKNLESGEMCEISNVSGAKIILPSSNKECFVVGQMVKTDDNEVFVPGQTIVNEDGNTDYTPGITINDDNEPTLIPGLVMGEEESPAMFLPGDSTITEEGQLKFEATEEDRPKRWRQLSDSPPPPPKPKRKPKVEEEIVIRRRVIEDPPEPLIKEKVKKRPPIEIKKADSPPRPIVRTPRLPMEDPLKVLEEQRRKREEEEKKRMKERLEEKILKEESKVDQLRLDMRRKFKNMKFEKPKEYVPIEPVIKSQKLRELENSIKKGTFFDDEKTKDILEKAKSATRMLKYQNVLNTYGNDFYVLSFCKITGASKIFKKHFYLPLLKPLNPKEALRTLRITGKWLLGAKIQRYIPVLLNHAQKRSKKVENFGKLPHFKSSDYTYMTPSLDLENENHKLLLNILETKDKNGCYTYTVHDKKYNIVFESDFEHAIRDGDIVDIMVSQKTDKILVKLKDKKKIPIEIQYFEGNFDNLMCGEGATTEAEEKQHHYGKYTMSIARIFEEKELREEKWEEELKKILKRRKKQKWENSKAYKEMMKRTMKNLDWNKFEEDAKKVIDEISDPSTEIPIEMEVDDLESTKNVNETLLSHGPKILDQLPTITEIPDLIKSMGNAEIAEIENVPPEENQKKRRVSGVKVRLSSGKECFVSGQMVLTEDGEVFIPGQTVQNEYGDEYVPGITTNVDNQPTLISGLIMGEDEKEPMFLPSQAAITADGQLTFATTPDERPPPQTESERKVKRKKKPNIPSEPLLEIMIIEEVAEEPSDSEEKSTSISSVELNNSEIEELDMEAIRLNQEQHRLEMEKLRMQLFDNMDDIIANLEDKKAQLKKKLEDLRRQHMENENNLVSYATEKDALEIASKISDNQDTINRLVDILLTMTRRASTFRDKNSVRADNIDLSYLSTNAGDYEIKFHSCSNKLKIIFKTALVAANDVFKNRPKDQILALTTIGGILAQSMKNDIKLTLELTNVMKTQLDRDEICETAFKQLTRIIEDTKVCIVAMIVDKRMSISDLIESIEKVLGSENVMHIAFAKILKINPIIVHYLVENIENQLKDIASEEDAVKVLQISIVETIRFTLVSNLEQVKKKSTYPELIQEASSFAKALGLDDVVEDLSNPSQDFLLEESINMLKRMTLIKQLSERDYSLKTAIARIRKNPECAKSDPRIRQLIRESAVLISNPSPLLTSRSIPLQLMKKQNLLAIEDYLVKRTNIEFPVLISRGTLQAVIPKDASRGVLAGRVPYVLIDETGVTNFKPMHMMSAIHVNKNREKRIEDYLSVVPDSDSSNYFKTKNNGSENSRGTMSSGALLRGYGPRA; encoded by the exons ATGACGCTCAATGTTATGTTGCAATTATGTAAAATCACGAGGGCAAGTAAACTTTTCCAACGCAACTTTTATTTGCCATTGTTAAAGCCTTTATCGCCCAAAGATGCCCTTAGACGCCATATAATCACCGGGAAGAATATCCTCAGTAAAATGGAACATTATATTCCAGTTTTAGAAGAATACCAAGCACGACagtatagaagaaaatatactCCAAGAGGTTTAGGAAAGAAGAGACAAAGAAAGAAGCCAAACAAAAAATACGTTATGCCTTTTTTCGACGAAGATATGGACGGTCATCCGAAACTCCTTTCGTTATTATCTAGAAAACCTAAAGGACGTGGACAGTGTTATACTTATGAAGTTCCGGATAAAAATTGTACGCTTGTTTTAAATTATCAGTTTGAAAGAGCAATTCGCGATAAAGAAATAATCGATGTAATGATGGCTCaaagaacagaaaaaattgCGGTCGTTTTAAAAGATGGTTCGAAAGTAAGTTTGCCCATAGTCACTTACGATGGTAATGCGCCTTTCTATAGAGGCGAAGGATGGACTAGAAAGGAAATAGAAGAAACCCATCATCACGGTAAAGAAACTATGTCGGTCGCAAAATTATTCGAGGCTAAGGAATCCGGCGTCGAAGAATGGGAATTGGAAATGATGAGAATGGCCGCAAAACGCAAGAAAAAACACAAAGGAGAAGGCACCGCAGATTGGAAAGCTATGATGGCAGCTCAAGCTGACAATATCGATTGGGACAAATTTGAAGAAGACGCTAAACAAATGGTAGAAGAACAACACGATCCCGTTGACGATACGCCCATACCTATGGCTGTCGATGATATGGATAAAACGAAAAacgttatagaaaaaataaaaaatgctgGCGAAGAAATAACTAATTTGTTACCAGTAATGCCCGAAATTCccgaaataattaatataatcaaAGATGAAGGTGAATTGACGGAAATTGCGAATGTATCAGGtttaaaattggaattaaaatcTTCGAAAAAAGAACGATTTGTACCGGGACAAATGGTGAAATCGGAAGACGGAGAACTTTTCGTTCCAGGACAAACGGTAACGAATGAAGAAGGTCAAGAGGAGTACACCCCTGGATTTACTGTTATGCTCGAGGACGAACCCACGCTTATTCCGGGCTTGGTAATGGGCGACGATCCAAACAAAGCTGTGTTCTTGCCAGGTGATTCTACTATTACGCAATCTGGCGAGCTTCAATTTACTGAAACCGAAGACGACTACAAAATAGATTCTTCCCCACCTTTGCCAGAACTACCTGAAGTGGAGGAAGTCGAGTTAGAGGAGGAGCAAAATAGTGAAGACGAGGAGATAGAAATTATTCGGCCGCCCCCCAAACGAGAAAAGAAGGAGTTCGTTTACGAGAGACCGAAGCGACAGTTCACACAAAGTATGGGTCCTAAGCGTCGCGAAAGAGGCCCAAAAGGTCCTAAAGGCGGTAAAAAATTATCGGTTCCGAATGTCGAAGCGCAGCCGGTTTTGAAAAAATCCGCTTCCGGGCCGGTTTTGTACGATTTATCTGTGCCGCTCTTGGAAAAAGACTTgcttcaacaacaaaaagaacgAGTGGAAAATTTTACGGAGAAGAAGGCTAAAGAGGAggtaaaaatagataaaacgAGGTTAGAAATAAGGAAAAAACTTAGAGAAATGGCCGCAAATAAACCGCCGAAACCAAAGTATGTACCCTTAGAGCCAGttgtgaaaagtgaaaaattaaaagaattggaAAGAAGCATAAAAAGGGGCAACTTTTTTGACGTCgatcacaaaaaatatttaagtaagGAGAGAAGCACGCCTTTCAATTGGTTGGAACCACCCCAATATCGGAACATTTTCGATTCGGTGGGGATATGGCGTCACCGCATATGGAAATCA TGGAACGGGGTCGTCAGGATGCCCATCAATGTGAAGATATCACTTTGCAAAATAACCAGAGCCAGCAAACTCTTCCAACGGAACTATTATCTTCCTTTATTGAAACCATTGTCTCCTAAAGACGCtttgagaagaaaaataataacaggACAAAACGTTCTCGGTAATCGAATAGAACATTATATTCCGGTTCTTAAACCGCACGACGAGAAACTTGCCGAAAAACGAAGAAGAGGAAAAGGTGCGGTGATAGTCAAGAAAAGAATAAAACGACATCAAAACGAACGCTACGTCGAACCATTTTTAGATGATAATATGGATAATCACGCcgtattacaaaaaattttgagtacCAAATCAAAGGGCAAAGGGCAACATTATATATACGAAGTAGTCGATAAGAATTGCACTCTAGTAATTGATTCCCAAATGGAAAAAGCCGTCAGAGATAGAGATATTGTTGACATAATAATGGCTCAACGTAGCGAAAAAGTCGTTTTTAAATTGAGTAACGGCATCAAAGTTACTCTCCCATTAGCACCGTTCAACGAAAATGTTCCGCTCTATCGCGGTAGTGGATGGACCAAAGAATATGTCGAACAAGAGCATCATCACGGTAAAGAAACGATGACCATAGCTAAATTCTTCGAAGCTAAAGAATCTGGTGTCGAGGATTGGGAATTAGAAATGATGCGACTGGCAAATAAGAGGAAGAAGAAGCACAAGGGCGAAGATAACGTTGATTGGAAACAGATGTTATCCGGATGTCTGGAAGACATGGATTGGGATAAATTCGAAGAAGAAACCAAACAAATCGTCGAAGAAAAAGAACAAGTCGtcgaagaagaaaatataccGATGGAAGTTAACGATATGGATCACACCACGGACGTAGCGGAAAAATTGAAAGCGGGCGGAGAGGAAGTTCTCAGCCAATTACCTGTAATGAAAGAGATACCGGAGGTTATAAAAAATCTAGAGAGCGGGGAAATGTGCGAAATATCAAATGTATCCGGAGCTAAAATTATCCTACCTAGTAGTAATAAAGAGTGTTTCGTTGTTGGTCAGATGGTTAAAACCGATGACAATGAAGTTTTTGTACCCGGACAAACAATTGTCAACGAAGACGGCAATACCGATTATACTCCCGGTATAACAATCAATGACGATAACGAGCCAACCCTGATTCCTGGCCTTGTAATGGGAGAGGAAGAATCTCCCGCGATGTTTTTGCCAGGTGATTCGACTATAACCGAAGAAGGACAGTTGAAATTCGAAGCGACCGAAGAAGACCGACCGAAACGATGGCGTCAACTCTCCGACAGTCCCCCACCTCCACCTAAGCCGAAACGAAAACCAAAAGTCGAGGAGGAGATTGTCATTCGTAGACGTGTTATTGAAGATCCACCCGAGCCacttataaaagaaaaagttaaaaagaGACCTCcgattgaaattaaaaaagctGATTCTCCTCCAAGACCTATTGTTAGGACGCCGAGATTACCTATGGAGGACCCGCTGAAAGTTTTGGAAGAACAAAGAAGAAaacgagaagaagaagaaaaaaagaggaTGAAGGAAAGGTTGgaagaaaaaattctaaaagaaGAATCGAAAGTAGATCAATTAAGATTGGATATgagaagaaaattcaaaaatatgaaattcgaaAAACCCAAAGAGTATGTTCCCATAGAACCAGTCATAAAAAGCCAGAAGCTGAGAGAGTTGGAgaatagcataaaaaaaggtACTTTCTTCGATGACGAAAAAACGAAGGATATCTTAGAGAAAGCGAAGAGTGCGACAAGAATGCTCAAATATCAAAATGTCCTGAACACTTATGGTAACGACTTT TACGTGCTATCTTTCTGCAAAATTACTGGAGCAAgtaagatttttaaaaaacatttttatttacctCTACTTAAACCACTTAATCCAAAAGAGGCCTTACGTACTTTAAGGATAACCGGAAAATGGCTTTTAGGAGCTAAAATTCAACGATATATTCCAGTGTTGTTGAACCACGCTCAAAAACGAtcgaaaaaagtagaaaattttggaaaattgccTCATTTCAAATCATCTGATTACACTTATATGACACCGAGCTTAGATTTGGAGAATGAAAATCATAAATTGCTCCTCAATATTCTAGAAACTAAAGATAAAAATGGTTGTTATACGTATACAGTacacgataaaaaatataatatcgtCTTTGAATCAGATTTTGAGCATGCAATTAGGGATGGAGACATCGTAGATATAATGGTTTCCCAAAAAACCGATAAGATTTTAGTGAAACTTAaggataagaaaaaaattccaatagaaattcaatattttgaaggaaattttgacaatttaatGTGCGGGGAGGGTGCGACAACGGAAGCCGAAGAAAAACAACACCATTATGGTAAATATACAATGAGTATCGCTAGAATATTCGAAGAAAAAGAACTTCGCGAAGAAAAATGGGAGGaggaacttaaaaaaattttgaaacgcagaaaaaaacagaaatggGAAAATTCGAAAGCTTACAAAGAGATGATGAAACGGactatgaaaaatttagatTGGAACAAATTCGAAGAAGACGCTAAAAAAGTTATAGACGAAATTTCAGATCCTTCGACTGAGATTCCAATAGAGATGGAGGTGGATGACTTGGAATCGACTAAAAACGTTAACGAAACTCTTCTAAGCCACGGCCCAAAAATTTTGGATCAACTTCCGACTATAACTGAAATACCGGATTTAATCAAAAGTATGGGAAATGCGGAAATTGCCGAAATTGAAAATGTGCCACCGGAGGAAAATCAAAAGAAACGTAGGGTAAGTGGAGTCAAAGTAAGACTATCTTCTGGAAAAGAATGTTTCGTAAGCGGCCAGATGGTACTGACTGAAGACGGAGAAGTCTTCATACCCGGACAAACTGTACAAAATGAATACGGTGACGAATATGTACCTGGAATAACTACCAACGTTGACAATCAACCGACGTTAATTAGTGGTTTGATTATGGGTGAAGACGAAAAAGAGCCGATGTTTTTACCATCTCAAGCAGCTATAACCGCCGATGGACAACTTACTTTTGCAACCACGCCCGACGAACGGCCTCCACCTCAGACGGAAAGCGAaagaaaagtgaaaagaaagaagaagcCCAATATTCCAAGCGAACCACTActtgaaataatgataattgaAGAAGTTGCCGAAGAACCTTCCGATTCTGAAGAAAAATCCACAAGTATCTCCAGTGTAGAATTGAACAATTCAGAAATAGAAGAGCTCGACATGGAAGCTATCAGATTAAATCAAGAACAACACAGattggaaatggaaaaattacGAATGCAATTATTCGACAATATGGACGATATTATCGCTAATCTAGAAGATAAAAAAgcccaattgaaaaaaaagctCGAAGACTTACGACGTCAACAtatggaaaatgaaaataatttagtttcGTACGCCACCGAAAAAGATGCGTTGGAAATAGCTTCGAAAATAAGTGACAATCAAGATACTATTAATAGATTGGTAGACATACTTTTAACAATGACTAGAAGAGCATCGACTTTTCGCGATAAAAATAGCGTACGAGCAGATAACATAGACTTGTCGTATTTAAGTACAAACGCCGGTGATTacgaaattaaatttcattcttGTTCAAACAAACTTAAAATAATCTTTAAAACTGCTCTTGTAGCTGCTAatgatgtatttaaaaatagacCGAAAGATCAAATACTCGCTCTTACAACTATTGGAGGAATTTTAGCGCAGTCgatgaaaaatgatattaaattaaCTTTGGAATTAACTAATGTTATGAAAACGCAATTGGATAGAGATGAAATTTGTGAAACGGCCTTCAAACAATTAACGAGAATAATCGAAGATACCAAAGTCTGTATAGTTGCGATGATAGTCGATAAACGAATGTCGATATCCGATCTAATCGAGagtattgaaaaagttttgggcAGCGAAAATGTAATGCATATTGCTTTTgcaaaaatactcaaaataaatCCAATTATAGTTCATTACCTtgtcgaaaatattgaaaatcaattGAAAGATATAGCATCTGAAGAGGATGCGGTTAAAGTTCTTCAAATATCTATCGTCGAAACGATAAGGTTTACACTCGTTTCCAATTTGGAACaggtaaagaaaaaatcaacataTCCCGAATTAATACAAGAAGCTTCCAGTTTCGCTAAAGCTTTGGGGCTGGATGATGTAGTTGAGGATCTGTCTAATCCATCACAGGATTTTCTATTAGAAGAAAGTATCAATATGCTTAAAAGGATGACTCTTATAAAGCAACTTTCCGAACGGGATTATTCTTTGAAAACGGCCATCGCAAGAATTAGGAAAAATCCCGAGTGTGCTAAATCAGATCCTAGAATTCGACAGTTAATTCGAGAGAGTGCAGTGCTCATCTCAAACCCGTCGCCGCTATTAACCTCCAGAAGCATACCTTTGCaactaatgaaaaaacaaaacttacTCGCCATAGAAGattatttagtaaaaagaaCCAATATAGAATTTCCCGTACTTATATCTCGCGGAACATTACAAGCGGTTATACCTAAAGACGCCTCCAGAGGGGTTTTGGCTGGAAGAGTGCCCTATGTTCTTATAGACGAAACCGGAGTGACAAACTTTAAGCCCATGCATATGATGTCCGCCATACACGTTAACAAAAATCGCGAAAAAAGAATTGAGGATTATTTAAGTGTTGTGCCGGATAGTGACTCTTCCAATTATTTCAAGACTAAAAACAAT